From one Planctomycetota bacterium genomic stretch:
- a CDS encoding prepilin-type N-terminal cleavage/methylation domain-containing protein codes for MEDHRLTQGRPAAFTLVELLVVIGIIALLVSLLLPSLASARNSAQLIVCQSNIRQVGIGLLMYANEHDTELPYADGTTGLGNNGSGWISRLIEGDYVPTDPGAHFAKEDAFFCPADELTNVPSQTVWTNAFNNDLVGFSSYKAMTRVGWDESSGAKKGRKLVDIPSQDVVVGGVIHIPADGPLRPIVIESQTHNSGTTQHPGTPFFNVSESLVTGPNGLLTTSYKISTPHRDAKRSMLMNDLSVRAGVVKRDLSDPRVFIYPGR; via the coding sequence GTGGAAGACCATCGTCTGACTCAAGGAAGACCAGCGGCATTCACGCTCGTTGAGCTCCTCGTCGTGATCGGCATCATCGCCCTGCTGGTGAGTCTGCTGCTGCCGTCGCTCGCATCAGCGCGGAACTCCGCGCAGCTGATCGTTTGTCAGAGCAACATCCGGCAGGTCGGCATTGGCCTGCTCATGTACGCCAACGAACACGACACGGAGCTGCCCTACGCCGACGGCACGACGGGGCTCGGCAACAACGGATCGGGCTGGATCAGTCGACTCATCGAAGGCGACTATGTGCCGACGGATCCCGGGGCCCACTTCGCGAAGGAAGACGCCTTTTTCTGCCCTGCGGATGAATTGACCAACGTTCCGTCGCAGACCGTCTGGACCAATGCGTTCAACAATGATCTCGTCGGCTTCTCCAGCTACAAGGCAATGACGCGTGTCGGCTGGGACGAATCGTCGGGCGCTAAGAAGGGGCGGAAGCTGGTGGATATCCCTTCGCAAGACGTCGTTGTTGGCGGGGTCATCCACATCCCGGCAGATGGGCCGCTGCGCCCGATCGTCATCGAGTCGCAAACGCACAACTCCGGGACCACGCAGCATCCTGGAACGCCCTTTTTCAATGTGTCTGAGAGCTTGGTCACCGGACCGAATGGGCTCCTTACCACAAGCTACAAAATCTCAACGCCCCACCGCGACGCAAAGCGTTCGATGTTGATGAACGACTTGTCCGTGCGAGCAGGCGTCGTCAAGCGTGATCTTTCTGACCCGCGCGTCTTCATCTATCCCGGGAGATAA
- a CDS encoding substrate-binding domain-containing protein has product MPVAARQPPATRRKPARLDAKRQLTRIIDENRFGPSGLLPSERDLSTSVGVSRPTVRLVLEELCREGKLSRVEGRGWAVAQNAKAGLMNETILLVSELNRFSTASMGLMEGIVDRISRAATNAAFDTLAVDIGRLLGDRLEETLENPPTGVIFAVGPSAHATVTEPIRRLRTAGIPVVAYGSSLIPEACDRVISDHQAGARKLVDLLARRGRRRILRVWSRVPNQPTRPYWLDQRDAGYEAGCREAGLDVVPTLEFAQPVIDGMNAVDGFEAKVRLMVGYLYDHFHSDDRPDAIMVNSDGVAFAVAKALQVLGVDPNHEVPIVGYDNYYRLTPESSVVADFQLLATIDKDHDGLGQAIVSMLADRTGNRASEPGAVTRVVEPKLVINPFFPDSPPVPGFANTGTVA; this is encoded by the coding sequence ATGCCAGTTGCTGCGCGACAGCCTCCTGCGACCCGACGGAAGCCGGCAAGGCTTGATGCGAAGCGCCAGCTGACTCGGATCATCGACGAGAACCGGTTTGGGCCGAGCGGACTGCTCCCGTCGGAGCGCGACCTCTCGACGTCGGTCGGCGTGTCTCGTCCGACGGTTCGATTGGTGCTCGAAGAGCTCTGCCGAGAAGGAAAGCTCTCGCGAGTCGAAGGCCGCGGCTGGGCCGTCGCACAGAACGCCAAGGCGGGTCTCATGAACGAGACGATCCTGCTCGTGTCAGAGCTGAACCGTTTCAGCACGGCATCGATGGGTTTGATGGAGGGCATTGTCGATCGCATTTCGCGAGCAGCCACGAACGCCGCTTTCGACACGCTCGCCGTCGACATTGGCCGGCTTCTCGGTGACCGGCTTGAGGAGACTCTTGAGAATCCTCCGACCGGTGTCATTTTCGCCGTCGGACCGTCCGCTCATGCAACCGTCACCGAGCCGATCCGTCGACTGCGGACGGCCGGCATTCCCGTCGTCGCATACGGGTCGTCGCTGATTCCCGAGGCATGCGACCGGGTGATTTCCGATCACCAAGCCGGTGCTCGAAAGCTCGTCGACTTGCTGGCCAGACGTGGTCGACGCCGCATTCTGCGGGTGTGGTCCAGAGTACCGAACCAGCCGACCCGGCCGTACTGGCTCGATCAGCGTGACGCCGGCTACGAGGCAGGCTGCCGAGAGGCCGGTTTAGACGTCGTGCCGACACTCGAGTTCGCACAGCCGGTGATTGACGGCATGAACGCGGTGGATGGATTCGAAGCCAAGGTGCGGCTCATGGTCGGCTACCTGTACGACCACTTCCACAGTGACGATCGGCCAGACGCGATCATGGTGAACTCGGACGGCGTGGCGTTCGCGGTGGCCAAGGCGTTGCAGGTTCTGGGTGTCGACCCGAACCACGAAGTGCCCATTGTCGGCTACGACAACTACTACCGGCTCACGCCCGAATCGAGTGTCGTTGCAGATTTTCAGCTGCTCGCCACCATCGACAAGGACCACGACGGCCTTGGTCAGGCGATTGTCAGCATGCTCGCCGATCGCACCGGCAACAGGGCCAGCGAGCCGGGAGCGGTGACGCGGGTCGTGGAGCCCAAGCTCGTCATTAATCCCTTTTTCCCCGATTCACCGCCCGTGCCGGGCTTCGCGAACACCGGCACAGTGGCGTAA